In the Apteryx mantelli isolate bAptMan1 chromosome 1, bAptMan1.hap1, whole genome shotgun sequence genome, one interval contains:
- the CBX6 gene encoding chromobox protein homolog 6 isoform X2: protein MELSAVGERVFAAESIIKRRIRKGRIEYLVKWKGWAIKYSTWEPEENILDSRLIAAFEQKERERELYGPKKRGPKPKTFLLKPGSSTTSPKLHSSAAVHRLKKDIRRCHRMSRRPLPRPDPQNGGSVGGGAGIRPPVSPFSETVRIINRKVKPREPKRSRIILNLKVIDKGGKPANGAGGLARPKIPSRNRVIGKSKKFSESVLRTQIRHMKFGTFSLYNKPSAAPAPSLESKGEAEGSQAASCGLIMGSTPYDAPSSSSSGCPSPAPHSSSDPDDSPPKLLPETLSPAIPDWRESEVLDLSIPPESAATSKRSPQGGCGGGQTPSLSLSSSDPEQETGDWRPEMSPCSNVVVTDVTSNLLTVTIKEFCNAEDFEKVAAGGGGGSK, encoded by the exons ATGGAGCTGTCTGCAGTGGGGGAGCGCGTCTTCGCCGCCGAGTCCATCATCAAGCGGCGCATCCGAAAG GGGCGCATCGAGTACCTGGTGAAATGGAAAGGCTGGGCCATCAA GTACAGCACCTGGGAGCCCGAAGAGAACATCCTCGACTCGCGGCTCATCGCGGCCTTCGAGCAGAA GGAACGAGAACGTGAGCTGTATGGGCCCAAGAAGAGAGGACCAAAGCCTAAAACTTTTCTCCTGAAG CCTGGCTCCAGTACCACATCTCCCAAGCTCCACTCCAGTGCTGCAGTGCACCGGCTCAAGAAAGATATCCGGCGATGCCACCGCATGTCCCGGCGCCCTCTGCCCCGTCCAGACCCCCAGAATGGTGGGAGCGTGGGTGGGGGGGCCGGCATCCGTCCTCCCGTCTCGCCCTTCTCTGAGACCGTTCGCATCATCAACCGCAAGGTGAAGCCCCGTGAGCCCAAGCGCAGCCGCATCATCCTCAACCTCAAAGTCATTGACAAAGGTGGGAAGCCTGCCAATGGGGCTGGAGGCCTGGCTCGGCCCAAGATCCCTTCCCGAAACCGTGTCATCGGCAAGAGCAAAAAGTTCAGTGAGAGCGTCCTCCGCACCCAGATCCGCCACATGAAGTTTGGCACCTTTTCACTCTACAATAAGCCGTCCGCTGCACCTGCCCCCTCTCTggagagcaaaggggaagctgaagGTTCCCAAGCGGCCTCCTGTGGGCTCATTATGGGCTCCACCCCTTACGATGCCCCCAGCTCTAGCTCCTCTGGCTGCCCCTCACCCGCCCCCCACTCATCATCCGACCCAGATGATTCCCCTCCGAAGCTGCTTCCTGAGACCCTCAGCCCAGCCATCCCTGACTGGCGTGAGTCAGAGGTCCTCGACCTCTCGATCCCGCCTGAGTCAGCCGCCACCAGCAAGCGTTCCCCTCAAGGAGGGTGTGGTGGGGGGCAGACACCCTCCTTGTCCCTTTCATCTTCCGACCCAGAGCAGGAGACCGGTGATTGGCGTCCCGAGATGTCCCCTTGCTCTAATGTGGTGGTCACAGATGTCACCAGCAACCTCCTCACGGTCACCATCAAGGAGTTCTGCAATGCGGAGGATTTTGAGAAAGTGGCAGCAGGTGGCGGAGGAGGCAGCAAGTGA
- the CBX6 gene encoding chromobox protein homolog 6 isoform X1, protein MELSAVGERVFAAESIIKRRIRKGRIEYLVKWKGWAIKYSTWEPEENILDSRLIAAFEQKERERELYGPKKRGPKPKTFLLKARAQAEALHIGDVHFSVKPGSSTTSPKLHSSAAVHRLKKDIRRCHRMSRRPLPRPDPQNGGSVGGGAGIRPPVSPFSETVRIINRKVKPREPKRSRIILNLKVIDKGGKPANGAGGLARPKIPSRNRVIGKSKKFSESVLRTQIRHMKFGTFSLYNKPSAAPAPSLESKGEAEGSQAASCGLIMGSTPYDAPSSSSSGCPSPAPHSSSDPDDSPPKLLPETLSPAIPDWRESEVLDLSIPPESAATSKRSPQGGCGGGQTPSLSLSSSDPEQETGDWRPEMSPCSNVVVTDVTSNLLTVTIKEFCNAEDFEKVAAGGGGGSK, encoded by the exons ATGGAGCTGTCTGCAGTGGGGGAGCGCGTCTTCGCCGCCGAGTCCATCATCAAGCGGCGCATCCGAAAG GGGCGCATCGAGTACCTGGTGAAATGGAAAGGCTGGGCCATCAA GTACAGCACCTGGGAGCCCGAAGAGAACATCCTCGACTCGCGGCTCATCGCGGCCTTCGAGCAGAA GGAACGAGAACGTGAGCTGTATGGGCCCAAGAAGAGAGGACCAAAGCCTAAAACTTTTCTCCTGAAG GCTCGGGCCCAAGCGGAGGCCCTCCACATTGGGGATGTACACTTTTCTGTCAAGCCTGGCTCCAGTACCACATCTCCCAAGCTCCACTCCAGTGCTGCAGTGCACCGGCTCAAGAAAGATATCCGGCGATGCCACCGCATGTCCCGGCGCCCTCTGCCCCGTCCAGACCCCCAGAATGGTGGGAGCGTGGGTGGGGGGGCCGGCATCCGTCCTCCCGTCTCGCCCTTCTCTGAGACCGTTCGCATCATCAACCGCAAGGTGAAGCCCCGTGAGCCCAAGCGCAGCCGCATCATCCTCAACCTCAAAGTCATTGACAAAGGTGGGAAGCCTGCCAATGGGGCTGGAGGCCTGGCTCGGCCCAAGATCCCTTCCCGAAACCGTGTCATCGGCAAGAGCAAAAAGTTCAGTGAGAGCGTCCTCCGCACCCAGATCCGCCACATGAAGTTTGGCACCTTTTCACTCTACAATAAGCCGTCCGCTGCACCTGCCCCCTCTCTggagagcaaaggggaagctgaagGTTCCCAAGCGGCCTCCTGTGGGCTCATTATGGGCTCCACCCCTTACGATGCCCCCAGCTCTAGCTCCTCTGGCTGCCCCTCACCCGCCCCCCACTCATCATCCGACCCAGATGATTCCCCTCCGAAGCTGCTTCCTGAGACCCTCAGCCCAGCCATCCCTGACTGGCGTGAGTCAGAGGTCCTCGACCTCTCGATCCCGCCTGAGTCAGCCGCCACCAGCAAGCGTTCCCCTCAAGGAGGGTGTGGTGGGGGGCAGACACCCTCCTTGTCCCTTTCATCTTCCGACCCAGAGCAGGAGACCGGTGATTGGCGTCCCGAGATGTCCCCTTGCTCTAATGTGGTGGTCACAGATGTCACCAGCAACCTCCTCACGGTCACCATCAAGGAGTTCTGCAATGCGGAGGATTTTGAGAAAGTGGCAGCAGGTGGCGGAGGAGGCAGCAAGTGA